A window from Telopea speciosissima isolate NSW1024214 ecotype Mountain lineage chromosome 8, Tspe_v1, whole genome shotgun sequence encodes these proteins:
- the LOC122672198 gene encoding uncharacterized protein LOC122672198, protein MAQQYQKSGGEHAVYYLSEKLLEYETHYTSLENMCTALVWATRRLRHCMITQPIRLISRMDPIKYLFEKPALTRRMAKWLLLLSEFDITYVNQKSIKGPAISNYLVAYPIGVDSQPLEDSFADENLAFVEEENCKDRWQLYFNDAANQRGYGVGILLITPDDLYFPFAFRLEFPCTNNIVEYEAYVIGLEAAMALEIKKLKIYGDLSIVIYQTQGK, encoded by the coding sequence ATGGCACAACAATATCAGAAGAGTGGAGGAGAACATGCAGTTTACTACTTAAGCGAGAAACTGTTGGAGTATGAAACTCACTACACCTCATTGGAAAATATGTGCACCGCTTTAGTTTGGGCAACCAGGAGACTAAGGCACTGCATGATCACACAACCGATACGGCTCATTTCaaggatggatccaattaagtacctctttgaGAAGCCAGCTTTGACAAGGAGGATGGCCAAATGGTTGTTACTGTTGTCAGAGTTTGACATTACCTATGTCAACCAGAAGTCCATAAAAGGACCAGCAATCTCAAACTATCTAGTCGCATACCCAATCGGGGTAGATTCACAACCGCTAGAAGACTCATTCGCAGATGAGAATTTGGCATTTGTGGAAGAAGAAAACTGTAAAGACCGGTGGCAATTGTACTTCAACGATGCAGCCAATCAGAGAGGATATGGGGTAGGGATATTGTTGATAACCCCAGATGATCTCTATTTTCCATTTGCATTCCGACTAGAATTCCCGTGCACTAATAACATTGTAGAATATGAAGCCTACGTAATTGGCCTCGAAGCTGCCATGGCACTAGAAATAAAAAAGTTAAAGATTTATGGGGATTTGTCGATCGTGATTTACCAGACCCAAGgaaagtga